A single window of Pseudomonadota bacterium DNA harbors:
- a CDS encoding glycosyltransferase family 2 protein, translating to MAASLVPARLQAGALPRQDGGARRRVDGHLRGRSRRRPGARSRRRHARRGQDGHATGGHLHPPAGRHPCAVGAAASGQAVTALRLSVVVPGYNEEARIGPSLERLDAWLGSHVPGDYEIVVVDDGSLDDTPALVERLAQRMPTIRLICNRPNRGKGDAVRTGMLAAQGRLRVFTDADLATPPEEIGPMLEALERAPVVIGTRVHPDGTDMRTASQTPTRRLLGRVFTFVASFIVGFGVKDTQCGFKGFRAEAAEAIFSRLRTAGYVFDVEVLCLARRLGYPVVQLPVRWRDPGGSRLQARPGLALRTLRELWRLWWRLRA from the coding sequence CTGGCCGCTTCCCTGGTACCTGCGCGACTACAAGCAGGCGCTCTTCCACGGCAAGATGGCGGCGCTCGACGACGCGTCGATGGCCATCTCAGAGGCCGATCACGACGGCGACCCGGAGCACGATCAAGACGCCGCCATGCGCGCCGCGGCCAAGACGGGCATGCAACCGGTGGGCACCTACACCCTCCGGCCGGGCGTCACCCTTGTGCTGTGGGCGCAGCAGCGTCTGGGCAAGCCGTGACCGCTCTGCGCCTCAGCGTCGTGGTGCCCGGCTACAACGAGGAGGCCCGCATCGGCCCCTCGCTGGAGCGCCTCGATGCGTGGCTCGGCAGCCACGTGCCCGGTGACTACGAGATCGTGGTGGTCGACGACGGCTCGCTCGATGATACACCCGCGCTCGTCGAGCGCCTGGCGCAGCGCATGCCGACCATCCGGCTCATCTGCAACCGTCCCAACCGCGGCAAGGGTGACGCCGTGCGCACCGGCATGCTGGCGGCGCAGGGGCGCCTGCGCGTCTTCACCGACGCCGACCTGGCAACGCCTCCGGAAGAGATCGGGCCCATGCTCGAGGCGCTCGAGCGCGCGCCCGTGGTCATCGGCACCCGGGTGCATCCGGACGGCACCGACATGCGCACCGCGTCGCAGACGCCCACACGGCGCCTGCTGGGGCGCGTGTTCACCTTCGTGGCCTCGTTCATCGTGGGGTTCGGCGTGAAGGACACGCAGTGCGGCTTCAAGGGGTTTCGCGCGGAGGCCGCCGAGGCCATCTTCTCGCGGCTGCGCACCGCGGGCTATGTCTTCGACGTCGAGGTGCTCTGTCTGGCGAGGCGTCTCGGATACCCCGTGGTGCAGCTCCCGGTGCGCTGGCGCGACCCGGGCGGTTCTCGGCTGCAGGCTCGTCCGGGCCTTGCGCTGCGCACCCTGCGCGAGCTGTGGCGCCTGTGGTGGCGGCTGCGCGCCTGA
- a CDS encoding NUDIX domain-containing protein, producing the protein MSYRPPPPRRATRRARARGTDGRGKSPRRRTPAPMSADEEVELVNDRDEVVEVTTRGRMRRENLLHRGVGILCRNSRGEVYVHKRTDTKDLFPGLYDMFVGGVVARGESYDTAARREIAEELGITSGAVRRLFTHRYEGDRNRAFIAVYDVTWDGPITHQAEEIAWGGWIAEDALERWAQQVEVVPDGLSVFERWLSWKREGGVPEGEA; encoded by the coding sequence ATGTCCTACCGACCGCCGCCACCCCGTCGCGCAACACGGCGCGCTCGTGCCCGCGGAACCGACGGCAGAGGAAAAAGCCCTCGACGGCGAACCCCGGCCCCCATGAGCGCAGATGAAGAAGTCGAGCTGGTGAACGACCGAGACGAGGTGGTGGAGGTCACGACCCGCGGGCGCATGCGCCGCGAGAACCTGCTGCACCGCGGGGTGGGCATCTTGTGTCGCAACAGTCGCGGCGAGGTCTACGTGCACAAGCGCACCGACACCAAGGACCTCTTCCCGGGCTTGTACGACATGTTCGTGGGAGGCGTGGTGGCGCGGGGTGAGTCGTACGACACGGCGGCGCGACGCGAGATCGCCGAAGAGCTCGGCATCACCTCCGGGGCGGTGCGACGCCTGTTCACGCATCGCTACGAGGGCGACCGGAATCGCGCGTTCATCGCCGTGTACGACGTCACCTGGGATGGCCCCATCACGCACCAGGCCGAGGAGATCGCCTGGGGCGGCTGGATCGCGGAGGACGCCCTCGAGCGCTGGGCGCAGCAGGTGGAGGTGGTGCCCGATGGGCTCTCGGTGTTCGAGCGCTGGCTCTCGTGGAAGCGTGAGGGCGGGGTGCCGGAGGGCGAGGCCTGA